A single Arachidicoccus sp. BS20 DNA region contains:
- a CDS encoding T9SS type A sorting domain-containing protein, translated as MKKIYTTLILGFALLFIQSAYGQVDLTTSPYVENFDGIASGLPAGFSVNTGSSATSIGTAVTTITKATWATTSGQFTNYASASLGASATTTEQGNATDRALGVRQTGSFGDAGAAFVFQISNTLGKTSFSLTFDLQSLDANSPRTTAWQVQYGLGSNPTSFTDASTITGTLTTGGSTFSNNTITADFGNALDNQSGVVTIRIVTLNKSTGSGNRPSTAIDNFSLSWIGEDSNVPQLSLTDNDNNTVSSLTFPSIAINQSAGLSYILNGKNLTDAATINVSGSVFSLSTDSVNFSSSLSIAPGDAVNKKIYVKYSPSIQGNYSETIAHISTGATEKDITVTGQAYDPANISFDFNACSSKGAPGSGFTQYSVIGDGQTWACSTYGDASNGVSINGYSGGPVNNEDWLISPKLDLSLYANFPVLSFESRGEYSGPSLTLWASTDYDGVGNPDDFTWTQLNANFPKPSGSGTASFVLSDGINLTAYKSTPVYIAFKYVANTDDGAAQWDIDNVAIANKTQILSVTPSQLYFGEQSAGTHSDGDAIAVQAVGYGDVTVNAPANFGVSLDNSTFSSSIVIPQATAEAGTTIYTDFAPQSKQLLIADSLTFTNGSDLNQKLVAVLGSSYPKSETFDVGCYNLSFFASSGSDAIVRTADEINTQVNNIANVFQHLNIDIAGFEEMSSDSGMNAMISKLNAATGQTYAALISDRWSYYFQPDDPTYPAQKIGIIYNTATMTLSTTEPPRAMFKNLYDSIQNGTATLANYPTSTSSSFWSSGRLPYMATFTANINGVSKKIRFIVLHSKSGADATSYSRRQYDAQVLKDTLDTYYPNDNIIMVGDYNDRVYSSITSGEQSSYEEYITDNADYDALTYPLDEAGETSFPGDDGMIDQILITNELVPDYLENSTQVEPANTYVSPYNKVVSSDHLPVYSRFILQNSAALPVNVTNFNGIIVNNTSKLTWTALTQLNNKRFIIQRSADGKNYTDIGDVKGAGTSSIAINYSFVDKTPLSGVNFYRLMQENLNGTSQEVGVISLKYNSDNVNKLIIYPNPVVNQSRIHIELKNATGNYTARIVSVSGYTVVQTTGTIDDINKAVNSKFNQLASGIYILQVSNGTEKYQGKFIKR; from the coding sequence ATGAAAAAAATTTACACGACGCTCATTCTTGGCTTTGCATTATTATTTATTCAATCTGCTTATGGACAAGTGGATTTAACGACGTCTCCTTATGTAGAAAATTTTGACGGCATTGCAAGCGGGCTACCGGCAGGATTTTCGGTAAACACAGGAAGTTCGGCTACGAGTATAGGAACAGCCGTTACTACAATTACTAAGGCAACCTGGGCAACCACATCGGGACAATTTACAAATTATGCATCTGCTTCTCTTGGCGCTTCGGCTACAACAACTGAGCAAGGAAATGCTACCGACCGTGCACTGGGTGTACGGCAAACAGGCTCTTTTGGCGATGCCGGCGCTGCTTTTGTATTTCAAATTTCCAATACATTGGGAAAAACAAGTTTTAGCTTAACGTTTGACTTGCAATCGTTAGATGCAAATAGCCCAAGAACAACTGCCTGGCAGGTTCAGTACGGTTTAGGGAGTAACCCAACTTCATTTACAGACGCAAGTACTATTACCGGTACATTGACTACAGGCGGAAGCACTTTTAGCAATAATACTATTACTGCAGATTTTGGAAATGCTTTGGATAACCAAAGTGGTGTGGTAACTATACGAATTGTTACCTTAAATAAAAGTACGGGAAGTGGCAATAGACCTTCTACTGCCATTGATAATTTTTCGCTTTCGTGGATAGGAGAGGACTCAAATGTGCCGCAACTATCTCTTACCGATAATGATAACAATACGGTTTCTTCTCTCACATTTCCATCAATTGCTATTAATCAAAGCGCAGGATTATCTTATATTTTAAACGGGAAAAATTTGACCGACGCTGCAACCATTAATGTAAGTGGTAGCGTATTCAGTTTATCTACGGATAGTGTAAATTTCAGCTCGTCATTAAGTATCGCTCCCGGAGATGCGGTAAATAAAAAGATTTATGTAAAATACTCTCCGTCCATACAAGGCAATTATTCCGAGACTATTGCACATATCAGCACGGGCGCAACAGAAAAAGATATTACTGTTACCGGACAGGCTTATGACCCTGCAAACATCAGTTTTGATTTTAATGCTTGTTCAAGTAAGGGGGCTCCCGGTTCAGGATTTACACAGTATAGTGTTATAGGAGACGGTCAAACCTGGGCGTGCAGTACGTATGGAGATGCCTCAAACGGTGTAAGTATCAACGGATATTCCGGCGGACCTGTAAATAATGAAGATTGGCTAATTTCACCTAAGTTAGATTTAAGTCTGTATGCAAATTTCCCGGTGCTTAGTTTTGAAAGCCGCGGCGAATATTCAGGACCTTCTTTAACATTATGGGCTTCTACCGACTACGACGGCGTGGGCAATCCCGATGATTTTACATGGACTCAACTAAATGCCAATTTCCCTAAGCCAAGTGGTTCCGGAACTGCATCATTTGTGCTAAGCGATGGTATCAATTTAACAGCGTATAAAAGCACGCCTGTTTACATTGCCTTCAAATATGTTGCAAATACAGACGACGGCGCTGCACAATGGGATATCGATAATGTAGCTATCGCAAATAAAACGCAGATTTTGTCCGTAACGCCTTCACAACTTTATTTTGGAGAACAATCTGCAGGCACACATTCAGATGGAGACGCAATTGCCGTGCAAGCCGTTGGTTACGGCGATGTAACAGTAAATGCACCGGCTAATTTTGGCGTATCGTTAGACAATTCAACTTTCTCATCGTCTATCGTTATTCCACAAGCAACGGCTGAAGCCGGTACAACCATTTATACGGATTTTGCTCCCCAAAGCAAGCAGTTACTTATTGCAGACAGCCTTACATTTACCAACGGAAGTGATTTAAATCAAAAGCTTGTTGCAGTTTTGGGCAGTTCATATCCGAAATCGGAAACCTTTGATGTAGGTTGTTATAATCTGAGTTTCTTTGCTTCCAGCGGCTCAGACGCTATTGTAAGAACAGCTGACGAAATTAACACACAAGTTAATAACATTGCAAACGTATTTCAGCATTTGAATATCGACATAGCAGGCTTTGAAGAAATGTCCAGCGACAGTGGAATGAATGCAATGATTTCAAAATTAAATGCTGCAACAGGGCAAACATACGCTGCGCTTATATCTGACAGATGGTCGTATTATTTTCAGCCGGATGACCCTACTTATCCTGCACAAAAAATAGGCATCATCTACAATACGGCGACAATGACGCTTTCTACCACCGAGCCTCCAAGAGCAATGTTTAAAAATCTGTATGACAGCATACAAAACGGAACAGCAACACTCGCCAATTATCCAACATCTACAAGTTCAAGTTTCTGGTCATCAGGAAGATTGCCATATATGGCTACATTTACAGCAAACATAAACGGTGTAAGTAAAAAGATACGCTTTATTGTACTACATTCAAAATCCGGCGCAGACGCAACATCATACAGCCGCAGGCAGTACGATGCACAAGTGCTGAAAGATACACTTGATACTTATTATCCAAACGATAATATTATCATGGTAGGCGATTATAACGACAGGGTATATAGTTCTATTACCAGCGGCGAGCAATCTTCTTATGAAGAATATATAACAGATAATGCCGACTATGACGCGCTCACTTATCCGTTAGATGAAGCAGGAGAAACGAGCTTCCCGGGTGACGATGGAATGATTGACCAAATTTTGATAACTAATGAATTAGTTCCTGATTATCTGGAAAACTCTACACAGGTAGAACCTGCAAATACGTATGTGTCTCCTTACAACAAAGTTGTTTCTTCCGACCACTTACCGGTTTATTCTCGCTTTATATTGCAAAACTCTGCTGCGCTTCCTGTAAATGTTACCAATTTCAATGGCATTATTGTAAACAATACATCGAAGCTCACATGGACCGCACTTACGCAATTGAACAATAAACGCTTTATTATCCAGCGTTCTGCCGATGGTAAAAATTATACCGACATCGGAGATGTAAAAGGTGCAGGAACTAGCAGCATTGCTATCAATTACAGCTTTGTAGATAAAACTCCGTTATCCGGTGTGAATTTCTATCGCCTGATGCAGGAAAACCTGAATGGAACGAGTCAGGAAGTTGGTGTTATAAGTTTGAAATACAATTCCGACAATGTCAATAAATTGATTATCTATCCAAATCCTGTGGTTAATCAAAGCCGCATTCACATTGAACTGAAAAATGCAACAGGCAATTATACTGCACGCATTGTATCTGTCAGCGGATATACAGTTGTTCAAACTACGGGAACAATCGATGATATTAATAAAGCTGTAAACAGTAAGTTCAATCAGCTTGCATCCGGCATTTACATTCTGCAAGTAAGCAACGGCACGGAAAAATATCAGGGCAAGTTTATTAAACGATAA
- a CDS encoding 4Fe-4S dicluster domain-containing protein: MAIKITDECINCGACEPECPNNAIYEGGVEWAIKDGTTISGDYTLMDGNVVDAGKRFEPISTDVYYIVPDKCTECQGFHEEPQCAAVCPVDCCVPDDMYKETIDELLNKKEKLHI, translated from the coding sequence ATGGCAATTAAAATTACTGACGAATGTATCAATTGCGGCGCTTGTGAGCCAGAGTGCCCGAACAATGCAATTTATGAAGGTGGTGTGGAATGGGCAATCAAAGACGGGACGACTATAAGCGGTGATTATACCTTGATGGATGGAAACGTTGTGGATGCGGGCAAACGTTTTGAACCGATAAGTACAGATGTTTATTATATTGTTCCCGACAAATGCACCGAGTGTCAAGGCTTTCATGAAGAGCCGCAGTGTGCCGCTGTATGCCCGGTAGATTGTTGCGTCCCGGATGATATGTATAAAGAAACGATTGACGAATTACTGAACAAGAAAGAAAAACTGCATATTTGA
- a CDS encoding acyl-CoA reductase produces the protein MNLQQRIKLLAKLGNYLLENNDEWQSVKQYAYHKNSWFTLAFIDLACNNIVHYFLRENLLGDWAKKYNVPDEQKCLQTIGIVMAGNIPLVGFHDFLSVFISGHKQLIKLSSKDDVLLPFLINKLISWDADTKSMISISDILKNCDAYIATGSNNSGRYFEYYFGKYPSVIRKNRTSVAVLDGTESTTTLDLLADDMMLYFGLGCRNVTKLFVPDDYDFVPLLTALKRYNYLLDEHKYRHNFDYQLALQIMNNKLYMNSDALIVTENESLFSPISVVNYSFYKDENDLLFLENNESIQCIAGNKYLPFGATQQPSLNDYADGVDTMQFLMNLSQKMG, from the coding sequence ATGAACCTGCAGCAAAGGATTAAACTATTAGCAAAATTAGGCAATTATTTATTGGAAAACAATGATGAGTGGCAATCGGTAAAACAATATGCCTATCATAAAAATTCATGGTTCACACTCGCATTTATCGACCTCGCCTGTAACAATATTGTGCATTATTTTTTGCGAGAAAATTTATTAGGTGACTGGGCAAAAAAATATAATGTTCCCGACGAACAAAAATGCCTGCAAACTATAGGTATCGTAATGGCGGGAAATATTCCCCTGGTAGGCTTTCACGATTTTCTTTCGGTTTTCATTTCGGGACATAAACAGCTTATCAAACTTTCGTCGAAAGACGATGTGCTGCTGCCGTTTCTCATCAATAAATTAATCTCCTGGGATGCCGATACAAAAAGTATGATAAGCATTTCTGATATTCTGAAAAATTGTGATGCTTACATTGCAACCGGCAGTAACAATTCGGGAAGATATTTTGAATATTACTTTGGGAAATATCCGTCGGTTATTCGTAAAAACAGGACATCGGTTGCAGTCCTCGACGGCACAGAATCAACCACTACACTCGATTTACTTGCCGATGACATGATGTTATATTTTGGTTTGGGGTGTAGAAATGTAACGAAACTATTTGTGCCGGATGATTATGATTTTGTTCCATTGCTCACAGCGTTGAAGCGTTATAATTACCTTCTGGATGAACATAAATACAGGCACAATTTTGATTATCAACTTGCCTTGCAGATAATGAACAATAAATTGTACATGAACAGTGATGCGCTGATTGTTACGGAAAACGAATCGTTATTTTCGCCCATAAGTGTCGTTAATTATTCTTTTTACAAAGATGAAAACGATTTATTGTTTTTGGAAAATAACGAAAGTATTCAATGCATTGCAGGCAATAAATACCTGCCCTTTGGTGCGACACAACAGCCTTCTTTAAATGACTATGCAGACGGTGTAGATACCATGCAGTTCCTGATGAATTTGTCTCAAAAAATGGGATAG
- a CDS encoding Na+/H+ antiporter encodes MIQERLLLILTLFFAMAVLYIISQRLKISYPIFLVIGGLGISFIPAVPNISITPDLVFLIFLPPLLFEAAWYTSWNEFWKWKQPISLLGFGLVLITSWAIASFALLIPGFTLALGFLLGGIISPPDAIAATSVLKGLRIPRRGIVILEGESLINDAASLTVFRFAITAVITGQFVIQKAAINFLVLAIMGIFIGVMIGYLLYLILKYWARSSSITTPITLIAPYVMYIVAESFHWSGVLAVVSGGLFLSSRSSDFLNYHTRMQTREVWATAGFLLNGFVFILIGLELPNILSGLEGYSMKQAISYALAISFIVIIVRIVLVYVALFLPRMVSRRRIWQKGVSPGKKLPFLIGWAGMRGVVSLASALAIPITMTNGEAFPHRNLILFITFMVILITLIFQGLTLPLFVRWFNLDDIDSSRSRSEQLEEMKLHLTRLCIEYLQKQYHQELDKYENIQKIKEQLELNIIILENALNKEPEQKKMQSEKRLNKKIWRELVVLQRNEINRLRQERKYDDNTIKEMEYTLDLEEARLVGKF; translated from the coding sequence ATGATACAAGAACGCTTATTATTAATACTAACGTTGTTTTTTGCAATGGCGGTTTTGTATATTATAAGTCAACGTTTAAAAATATCCTATCCGATTTTCTTGGTTATAGGAGGTTTGGGTATTAGCTTCATTCCGGCAGTACCTAATATAAGTATTACTCCAGACCTTGTTTTTTTAATTTTTCTTCCTCCCTTACTTTTTGAAGCGGCATGGTACACTTCGTGGAACGAATTCTGGAAATGGAAACAACCTATTTCTTTATTAGGATTTGGTTTAGTATTGATAACTTCCTGGGCTATTGCATCTTTCGCTTTGCTGATACCAGGATTCACATTGGCACTTGGTTTTTTGTTAGGAGGAATAATATCTCCTCCTGATGCTATTGCCGCAACTTCTGTACTTAAAGGATTAAGAATTCCTCGGAGAGGTATTGTAATATTGGAGGGGGAAAGCTTGATAAATGACGCTGCATCATTGACCGTTTTCAGATTTGCTATTACAGCGGTCATTACTGGTCAATTTGTAATTCAAAAAGCGGCAATAAACTTCTTAGTTCTTGCTATTATGGGGATTTTTATTGGGGTTATGATTGGCTATTTACTGTACCTGATATTGAAATATTGGGCACGTTCCTCCAGTATTACTACGCCCATTACTTTGATTGCTCCATATGTTATGTATATTGTTGCGGAATCATTTCATTGGTCAGGTGTATTGGCAGTAGTTAGTGGGGGACTTTTTCTTTCATCCAGGTCAAGTGATTTCCTAAATTATCATACTCGGATGCAAACAAGAGAAGTTTGGGCCACAGCCGGCTTTTTATTGAACGGTTTTGTTTTTATTCTCATTGGACTTGAGTTACCAAACATATTAAGCGGGCTCGAAGGATATTCTATGAAACAGGCAATAAGTTACGCACTTGCCATTAGCTTTATCGTCATTATCGTCCGCATTGTATTGGTATATGTTGCTCTTTTTTTACCAAGAATGGTCAGCCGTCGTCGTATATGGCAAAAAGGGGTAAGCCCCGGTAAAAAATTACCTTTTTTGATAGGTTGGGCCGGCATGCGTGGTGTAGTTTCTCTGGCATCTGCACTCGCAATACCAATAACGATGACCAATGGAGAAGCATTTCCACATAGGAATCTAATTTTATTTATAACCTTCATGGTTATTCTTATCACACTCATTTTCCAAGGACTTACATTACCATTATTTGTCCGTTGGTTCAATCTTGATGACATTGATAGCAGTCGCTCCAGATCCGAACAATTAGAAGAAATGAAACTTCATTTAACAAGATTGTGTATAGAATATCTTCAAAAACAATATCACCAAGAATTAGATAAATATGAAAATATTCAAAAAATAAAAGAACAATTGGAATTGAATATTATTATTTTAGAAAATGCTCTTAATAAAGAACCGGAACAGAAAAAAATGCAGTCTGAGAAAAGGCTAAACAAGAAAATATGGAGAGAGCTTGTTGTCTTACAAAGAAATGAAATTAATAGGTTAAGGCAGGAGAGGAAATACGATGATAATACCATAAAAGAAATGGAGTACACGCTGGACCTGGAAGAAGCAAGGTTGGTAGGGAAATTTTGA
- a CDS encoding mechanosensitive ion channel family protein gives MNTTLPPFDNHFVYKLLIKEGVSSVIASWLNTLILFVLLLIAGFIFYKILYKLLSTTLGKLATRTSGQFDDYLIQYNVLKYFTQLPLLIIIIWLIPWILSDFSGYISFFLVSADIYMILLAIWLIRSFLFAGRDYLKTREAFKDKPVESFVQVGMIVLYFIGALLIFSRITGRSILAFLTAMGAASAVLLLIFKDTLLGFVASIQVSANDMVRIGDWITLDKYGADGDVIEINLTTVKIQNFDKTITTIPTYYLISDSFRNWRGMQQEGGRRIKRAINIKLSSIRYLTSEDIKRMKQIQLLERYIEKMELQIHQYNNASSIDKSLLINGRNLTNVGVFRKYIEVYLEQHPSIHKELTMMVRQLPPSEKGMPIELYAFTNDVEWINYEHIMADIFDHLLAAVNYFDLEIFEFPSSAANTFITDIVM, from the coding sequence ATGAATACAACATTACCTCCATTTGATAATCATTTTGTATATAAGTTATTAATAAAAGAAGGCGTTTCATCAGTTATAGCATCCTGGCTTAATACCTTGATATTATTTGTGCTATTATTGATTGCCGGTTTTATTTTTTACAAGATTCTATATAAGTTGCTATCAACTACATTGGGCAAATTGGCGACACGTACCTCCGGACAATTTGACGATTATCTGATTCAGTATAACGTCTTGAAATATTTTACACAATTACCGTTATTGATTATCATTATTTGGCTAATCCCATGGATACTTTCTGATTTTAGTGGATATATATCTTTTTTTTTGGTATCGGCTGATATTTATATGATATTGTTAGCTATCTGGCTTATTAGGTCTTTTTTATTTGCGGGCAGGGATTATCTTAAAACGAGGGAAGCATTTAAAGATAAGCCTGTAGAAAGTTTTGTACAAGTTGGAATGATTGTCTTGTATTTTATAGGCGCGTTGCTAATCTTTTCAAGAATTACAGGAAGGTCAATATTAGCGTTTCTAACGGCAATGGGTGCTGCATCCGCTGTCTTGTTACTTATTTTCAAAGATACCCTTTTAGGATTTGTAGCAAGCATACAAGTCTCCGCCAATGACATGGTTAGAATCGGAGATTGGATAACATTGGATAAATATGGAGCGGATGGGGATGTTATAGAAATTAATCTGACTACGGTTAAGATTCAGAACTTTGACAAAACGATTACCACCATTCCCACTTATTATCTTATCTCCGATTCTTTCAGAAACTGGAGAGGTATGCAACAGGAAGGCGGGCGACGCATTAAGCGCGCTATTAACATTAAGCTTTCTTCAATACGATATCTGACCTCAGAAGATATTAAACGGATGAAACAAATACAATTATTAGAAAGGTATATAGAAAAAATGGAGCTACAGATTCATCAATATAACAATGCGTCGTCTATAGATAAATCCTTACTGATAAATGGGCGTAACCTGACTAATGTCGGTGTTTTTCGTAAATATATTGAGGTATATCTTGAACAGCATCCTAGTATTCATAAAGAGTTAACGATGATGGTAAGACAGCTTCCTCCATCAGAAAAAGGGATGCCCATAGAACTTTATGCATTCACTAATGATGTAGAATGGATTAATTATGAACATATTATGGCTGACATTTTTGATCATTTGCTCGCCGCTGTTAACTATTTTGATTTGGAAATATTCGAATTTCCCAGTTCGGCAGCCAATACTTTTATTACTGATATTGTTATGTAA
- a CDS encoding NAD(P)/FAD-dependent oxidoreductase, giving the protein MKLKSSEPFWLIKNGILHAYPSLGENIKTEILIVGGGITGSLIAHQCMEDGYDTVLIDRREIGNGSTSATTSMLQYEIDVPLYELIKKIGKDGAVSSYRACYDSIDKLGIISKSIKSSCGFRKKDSLYFAALKKDVDWLKEEFSARKKHGFPVSWLKANEIKEQYHLQNTFGGILSKQGGSIDAFCFAHDLLAYNHKRGLRIFDKTDIQKTVHKPSGAIVTTEYNNTIQAKKIIYCNGFESVEIIKDKFVRLLSTYAIIGERNADDQSYLNDILIWNTADPYIYMRTTDDNRLLFGGEDEEFVNTVKRDALLNKKQIRLEKQLHKILPEYHFRTDFGWAGTFGETKDGLPYIGKHPDFPSAYFVLGFGGNGITFSIVGMEMVSAMLKNKRHPLNQYFRFRR; this is encoded by the coding sequence ATGAAATTAAAATCGAGTGAGCCCTTCTGGTTGATCAAGAATGGTATTTTACATGCTTATCCTTCTTTAGGGGAAAATATCAAAACGGAAATTTTAATTGTGGGCGGCGGCATCACGGGCAGCCTGATTGCCCATCAATGTATGGAAGACGGATATGATACAGTATTGATAGATCGTCGCGAAATCGGCAATGGCAGCACTTCTGCAACAACCTCTATGTTGCAATATGAAATTGATGTGCCTTTGTACGAATTGATAAAAAAGATTGGTAAAGACGGCGCCGTGTCGAGTTACCGTGCCTGTTATGATTCTATTGATAAATTGGGCATTATTTCCAAATCAATCAAATCCTCCTGTGGGTTTAGGAAAAAAGATTCGCTTTATTTTGCTGCGCTGAAGAAGGACGTGGATTGGCTGAAAGAAGAATTTTCGGCTAGAAAAAAACATGGCTTTCCTGTATCCTGGTTAAAGGCAAATGAAATTAAGGAACAATATCATTTGCAAAATACTTTTGGAGGCATCCTCTCTAAACAGGGAGGCAGCATCGACGCATTTTGTTTCGCGCACGATTTACTGGCATATAATCACAAGAGGGGTTTACGGATTTTTGATAAAACGGATATTCAAAAAACAGTACACAAACCAAGTGGCGCAATAGTTACAACAGAATATAACAATACAATTCAGGCTAAGAAAATTATTTATTGCAACGGCTTTGAAAGTGTGGAAATTATCAAAGATAAATTTGTCAGACTGCTTTCTACTTATGCTATCATAGGCGAAAGAAACGCAGATGACCAGTCTTACCTAAACGATATTTTAATCTGGAATACCGCAGACCCATATATTTATATGCGCACTACCGACGACAATCGTTTATTATTTGGGGGCGAAGATGAAGAGTTTGTAAATACAGTCAAGCGCGATGCACTGTTGAATAAGAAACAAATAAGACTGGAAAAGCAATTGCATAAAATTTTACCTGAATATCATTTCAGGACAGACTTTGGCTGGGCGGGCACTTTCGGTGAAACTAAAGACGGATTACCTTATATCGGCAAGCATCCTGATTTCCCTTCAGCTTATTTTGTATTAGGTTTTGGCGGCAATGGTATTACATTTTCTATCGTTGGTATGGAAATGGTTTCTGCTATGTTGAAAAATAAAAGACATCCGCTAAATCAATATTTTAGGTTTAGACGCTAA
- a CDS encoding AI-2E family transporter — MALPSIKKSSKEQINKNEIGYPFFIKAPLVIIGLFLFFYMLKLLQDILMPFVFAGLIAVLLNPVYNYLFRWKMNKIIAILLTILLGLIVVGGILFFLSSQIVQFDEMIPQLNAKVLNLLHQMQQWLSAKFGISSEKQMSILNEAMKNSKTYVGQTINTVFGIVSYFVLIPLYVFLLLFYKTLLLEFLYEVFEDDHAGRVAEILHETKSAIQSYIVGLLIETCIIAGLNSIALLVLGVKYAILLGVIGALLNLVPYIGGLIAIALPVLMSFVYKDGLTTPVLIIVAYSVIQFLDNNIIVPKIVSSKVSVNALMSILVVLLGGALWGVSGMFLSIPFVAVLKIIFDRVDGLKPWGKLLGDKLPKRVSTKIVNKGKTTDE, encoded by the coding sequence ATGGCATTACCTTCTATAAAAAAATCTTCAAAAGAGCAAATAAATAAAAACGAAATAGGTTATCCGTTTTTTATTAAAGCACCATTGGTCATTATTGGGCTATTTCTTTTCTTTTATATGCTCAAACTATTGCAGGATATCTTAATGCCTTTCGTATTTGCAGGATTGATTGCTGTATTGCTGAATCCTGTTTATAACTATTTGTTTCGGTGGAAGATGAATAAGATTATTGCGATACTACTTACCATTTTGCTGGGATTGATTGTCGTTGGCGGCATATTGTTTTTTCTTTCATCACAGATAGTGCAATTTGATGAAATGATTCCGCAGCTGAATGCGAAGGTTTTAAATCTGCTTCATCAGATGCAACAATGGCTGTCCGCTAAATTCGGCATATCATCCGAAAAACAGATGAGTATATTGAACGAAGCAATGAAAAACAGTAAAACTTATGTGGGACAAACTATCAACACCGTCTTTGGTATTGTAAGTTATTTTGTTTTGATACCATTGTATGTATTTTTGCTTTTATTTTATAAGACTTTACTCCTTGAATTTTTATACGAAGTATTCGAAGATGATCATGCAGGACGTGTTGCAGAAATTCTTCATGAAACCAAATCTGCCATCCAAAGCTATATCGTAGGCTTACTCATAGAAACCTGTATCATTGCGGGTTTAAATAGTATAGCACTTTTGGTACTGGGTGTTAAATACGCGATATTGCTTGGCGTCATTGGCGCGTTGTTAAATCTTGTTCCCTATATCGGCGGACTGATTGCGATTGCATTGCCTGTGCTGATGTCTTTTGTTTATAAAGACGGACTTACTACACCGGTATTGATTATTGTCGCTTATTCCGTGATACAGTTTTTGGACAATAATATTATCGTGCCGAAGATTGTTTCTTCCAAAGTTTCTGTCAATGCGCTTATGTCCATTCTAGTCGTATTGCTCGGTGGCGCATTGTGGGGTGTCAGCGGTATGTTTCTTTCTATTCCTTTTGTAGCGGTACTGAAAATTATTTTTGACAGAGTGGATGGATTAAAACCCTGGGGCAAATTGTTAGGCGACAAATTGCCTAAGCGTGTATCCACCAAAATAGTGAACAAAGGAAAAACAACTGACGAATAA